A genomic window from Glycine max cultivar Williams 82 chromosome 17, Glycine_max_v4.0, whole genome shotgun sequence includes:
- the LOC100795080 gene encoding uncharacterized protein, protein MKWQTRDIVEDHLLYKPFPQNYVVWDLHGEKQALESSQVKDVFQDSGVQPQNPKEMMINDAFEQYRQHDPNVGASKPLNEDEIVNDEPREDHNGFYELLIDGSQTLYEGSKYTKLEFIIKLYHIKVLCVLSDKAMTMILDLLNDAFEKAKFPPSIYEAKKIINKHGLNYKKIDACPKHCMLYLRGDEKILDACKHCGTSRWKPNNKKKIAAKVLRYFPLKPRLQRLFTCRKTAKDMRWHVLEDNKDGLLRHPRDGEAWKTFDLIHPEFSSDPRNVRLGLATDGFNPARTLISTYSIWPVFLIPYNLPPWICMNHTSFILSMIILGKQSPGNNIDVYLKPLVEELRELWSGVDTYDSSLNENFRMRAALMWTISDFPGLGILSGWSIHTRLACPTCNLDAEPCRLRNCNKWCFMGHRHFLSRNHKFRLNRVRFDGSIEERNPPLKLSGSDIF, encoded by the coding sequence ATGAAATGGCAAACTAGAGACATAGTTGAAGATCACTTGCTATATAAACCATTTCCTCAAAACTATGTTGTATGGGATCTTCATGGTGAAAAGCAAGCATTAGAATCTTCTCAAGTGAAAGATGTTTTCCAAGATAGTGGTGTTCAACCTCAAAACCCAAAGGAAATGATGATCAATGACGCATTTGAGCAATATAGGCAACATGACCCTAATGTAGGTGCATCCAAACCATTAAATGAAGATGAAATAGTAAATGATGAACCAAGAGAAGATCATAATGGCTTTTATGAGCTTCTAATCGATGGGAGCCAAACATTGTATGAAGGAAGCAAGTACACAAAACTagaatttataatcaaattatatcatataaaaGTTTTGTGTGTATTAAGCGATAAGGCAATGACTATGATATTGGATTTGTTAAATGACGCATTTGAAAAAGCAAAGTTTCCTCCTTCTATTTATGAggcaaagaaaattattaacaagcatggtcttaattataaaaagatagATGCTTGTCCAAAACACTGCATGTTGTATTTGAGAGGTGATGAAAAAATTTTGGATGCTTGTAAGCATTGTGGTACATCTAGATGGAAACCCaacaacaagaagaaaataGCTGCAAAGGTTTTACGTTACTTTCCATTGAAACCAAGATTGCAAAGATTGTTCACATGTCGTAAGACTGCAAAAGATATGAGATGGCATGTTTTGGAAGACAATAAAGATGGGTTGTTAAGGCATCCAAGAGATGGAGAGGCATGGAAGACATTTGATTTAATCCATCCTGAGTTTTCTTCAGATCCTCGAAATGTTCGCTTAGGCCTTGCTACTGATGGTTTTAATCCTGCTAGGACCTTGATTTCTACCTATAGCATCTGGCCAGTTTTCTTAATTCCATATAATCTTCCACCTTGGATATGTATGAACCACACTTCCTTCATTCTATCAATGATCATTCTAGGCAAGCAATCTCCTGGAAATAACATAGATGTGTACCTAAAGCCCCTTGTAGAGGAGTTACGTGAGTTATGGAGTGGTGTGGACACCTATGACTCAtccttaaatgaaaattttagaatGCGAGCAGCTCTTATGTGGACAATTAGTGACTTTCCTGGCTTAGGCATCTTATCTGGTTGGAGCATACACACAAGATTGGCTTGCCCAACTTGCAATTTAGATGCGGAACCTTGTCGCCTTCGAAATTGTAACAAGTGGTGTTTTATGGGGCATCGTCATTTTCTAAgtagaaatcataaatttagaTTGAACCGTGTTCGCTTTGATGGAAGCATAGAAGAACGAAACCCACCATTAAAATTATCTGGATCTGACATTTTTTGA
- the LOC102662433 gene encoding 26S proteasome non-ATPase regulatory subunit 2 homolog A-like translates to MLHACLDIKAIMLGKYHYVLYFLVLAMQPRMLWIVDENLKPLSLPVCVGQAVNVVGQAGHPKTITGFQTHYTPILLCVGDRAKLAMEKYLPLSPILEGFVNLKENPDYIKE, encoded by the coding sequence ATGTTGCATGCATGCCTCGATATCAAAGCTATCATGTTAGGAAAATACCACTATGTTCTCTACTTCCTCGTTTTGGCAATGCAGCCAAGAATGTTGTGGATTGTGGATGAGAACTTAAAGCCGCTATCACTGCCTGTTTGTGTTGGCCAAGCAGTAAATGTTGTAGGACAAGCAGGTCATCCTAAAACAATCACTGGCTTTCAGACCCACTACACCCCTATTCTGCTCTGTGTTGGGGACAGGGCAAAGCTGGCAATGGAAAAATACCTTCCCCTGTCACCAATTCTTGAAGGTTTTGTAAATTTGAAGGAGAATCCAGATTACATAAAAGAGTGA